From the Microtus ochrogaster isolate Prairie Vole_2 chromosome 8, MicOch1.0, whole genome shotgun sequence genome, the window CGTGCAGAAATAATACCCACAAGGAGGTTATCTTTCAACAgagtttatttaatgattttgtaATATGATGTGAGTTCTATAATTTGTTAAAGGAATAATCTCTACAGCCGAAATAGAATAGGATTGAGTTTATTCCTTGTATCCGGCCAGAGCTAGTGGCAGCTTTCTGGTCAGCCCCCAGCCTCTAGATCAAGAAGCAGTTGATGACATTGGTGTGAATCACAATTTGCCCTATTCTAGATCAGACCTTCAGTTCGGTTTTTCCGTTGAGTCAAATGTAATTtctttccctctgcccttctgtaaGAATTGCTCGGGAAATGCTCCTAGACAGCTGGCTTAAGTGAAAATAAGATTCTGGCATTGATGAGATACTCTCCCAAGTGATCCACCAGCATTATCTCATCTAGTCTTCATCTCGGCCCTGCGAGCGTGGACTTTTATTAGCCCCGTCTTTTCTGTGAGGAGTTGAGGTTCCGAATGTGGTAAGGGGGTTCAATGAGACCAAACCTGTCATTAGAACTTTCGGGTTACCAGATTAGACAGGGCTACAATCAAAGACTGTTTCTTAGCTGCACCCTTCCAGAAGAGACCAGCACGGTTAGTGAGCTCAAACTGACACACATGCCCAGACACTAGATATTGTGGAGAACCTGTCACCCCTAAACAAACCTGATTGCTCATGGCCATGCCTTGAGCTCTGATCTGAAAACTGCACTCTACCCAACCAGTGTAGTCCAACAAGGACTAGTTCTAGCGAATTTTTCTACCAGGAAAATTCCTCTTGCTTAATAAAAGAGCTTGCGGTGAAAGCTGAAAACCCAGCCGCAATTAATTATTGACAGAGCATGTGAATTAGAGATAAAAAGAAGTCATTCTTTCTCCACGCAAGTGctagtaaataaatttaattacgGTAGGAGAGGCTAAGGGATCTTTGTCTGTATTAAGTTTTATTAGCGGAGACATTTAAAAGCATGTCATCATAACAAAGAGGTCTTGTGTAATCCTGAATGTACCACTTTAGCGCGGGGCTTGGAATTGAATGGATTTAACGGAGTACCTGGTGGCAGGTGGCCCATATACCATCAGGTATCGAACATGTTTCTTCTCAGTTAGCACTGGTCTACATAGGCCTACGGCAGACTGACTACATAATAGGATCGTGGGCCTCGTTTTCAATCACTGGTTGATCCTCTGCTTTGGGCAGGAGGAAGTGGCATCAAATTGTCTCCCCAGAGGAAAATGTGAATGGAAGGATGGAGTCGGAACATGTTTTTGTCAAGGAGACCAGTAGACAAGAGCTGTGGGGTGGTGTCTGTATTAGCTGGCATCTTTCTGTTACTTTAACAAACATCTAAGACAATCAACTTTCTGTTACTTTAACAAACATCTAAGACAATCAACTTTCTGTTACTTTAACAAACATCTAAGACAATCAACTTAGAAGTAAGACTTATTATGGTTTTGGGTCCGAAGATTGAAATCCATGGTTGCTTTGCCTCATTGGTTTTGGGTCTGTGGCAACATCGTTTATCATGGAAGGCATATATGGTGGAAAAAGCCCTTTCTTCTCATGACCAAGACATAAAAGTGAGGATTAGAGAGAGGAGATGCTAGGGTCTTAATATgcctgttatttaaaaaatattttttagatttatctgtCTTATATGTAGGTgtgattttgcctgcatgtatgtttgcgcACCGAGTGCAGGCCAGGTGCCCGCAGAAATCAGAAGGGGGTGATGAATATCCTGGAATTGGAGATACAGTTTATTGCAGCCACCACgcaggtgctgggaaacaaatgcagtccgctgcaagagcagccagtgctttcaacCACTGGGGCCCCCTTGGTAGTCTCTTAATATGCCCTTTCGAAGCATAACTCCAAGGACCTAAATTCCTCTCCAATGCTCCACCCTTTAAAGACTCCACCACCCTACCCAGGCTAGAGACAAAGCCTTTAACCTATGGCTTTGGGGGCTTTTTAAGGATCCCAGCTAGAGCAGGCTCTGTGAGAAGATTACAGGGCAAActtagaagcaaagaaagaagaaaattgtgtGTCTTGTTCGCATCCTATGCTTGCattctctgtgtcactttgttCTCAAAGGAACTTAAGGTGAGTGTTAGGATGTTATAATGAAGATGTCGTGGCCCAGGGATGTGCTTAAGTTTTCTGCAGACAGAAAGCTTGTCTGATTTCTGTCCCATCTTTGGGCTTCGGTTTCATCACTTATACAACAATGTTTTGGGGCTAAGAAGTCAAGGTTCAGAAAAACTccttaaaagtaaaacaatgCATTTTCCAGGTTCTGTGGGTCACATGCTTGTTGCACCGACCCTACTTGCTGTTTATTTGACAAAAGCAGCACACACACTATCTATAAGTAAGTGTGGCTGTGTCTCCATGAAGGTTTGTTTACAAGCACTGACATTTAAATTCTGCATAATTTCCACGTAGCATGCAGTTCTACTATCACTATCATTTGGGTTTTCCCCACAACCATTTAAAGATTATAAATCCTTCTTAACTGTGACTCACAGACAAATAGAAGGCAATGAGAATTTGCCAAGCCTGGATCAGATAATTTTTGAGGTCGTGTTGAGCTCAAACATTTCCTGAAAGCTActacaacaataataaaaccctTAATTTGTTAAGCTCATGCACACATGAGATTCCATGCTAAATGCTTTTCAAACATTATCCCCCTAATCCGCACACTACAGTGAGAAGCCGGTGCTATCATTACCTCCGTTTCAGAGATTTTAAaactaatatataaagaaatctagGTTAAACACAACTGGTAAGACGTAGAAAGGCAGTTTAAATCCAGGGACACAAGACTCCCAAAGAATAATGCATAAGCCTTAGGCTGCCTTTTACATAGTCAAGCCCACAGTtggtacataaaaaaaaaaaaaaattctcaatgcTTATTGGTTCTATTTGGTGCCTCCCACTTTTGTTATATGGTGCATAGAATTTGTGTAAAGATATCTTGGGTATGGTAATAATCACtgtatttctcctttcttcattcttctagAAATGTGATGCCCAAGACAGTGGACGGGCAGATAACCATGGAGAAGACGCCTAGTTACTTTGTGACAAATGAGGCTCCCAAGCGCATTCACTCTATGGCCAAGGACATCAAACTCATCGTGGTGGTGCGAAACCCGGTGACCAGGGCCATTTCTGACTATACCCAGACGCTGTCAAAAAAGCCAGAGATCCCTACCTTTGAGGTGCTGGCCTTCAAAAACCGGACCCTGGGGCTGATTGATGCCTCGTGGAGTGCCATTCGCATCGGGATCTATGCTCTGCACCTGGAGAACTGGCTGCAGTACTTCCCCCTCTCTCAGATCCTGTTCGTCAGTGGAGAGCGGCTCATAGTGGACCCTGCAGGGGAGATGGCCAAAGTACAGGATTTCCTAGGCCTCAAGCGTGTTGTGACAGAGAAGCACTTTTACTTCAACAAAACCAAGGGATTCCCctgcctgaagaagccagaagacagcagTGCCCCAAGATGTTTGGGCAAGAGCAAAGGTCGGACTCATCCCCGCATTGACCCAGATGTCATCCACAGACTTCGGAAATTCTACAAACCCTTCAACATGATGTTTTACCAAATGACTGGTCAAGATTTTCAGTGGGAACAGGAAGAGGGTGATAAGTGAGGCCGACAGTGTGGAGGGAAGGCTGAGGAATAGCAAGGATACTCTTTACCAGAGTCCCACATCTCCCAGGTTCTGAAGCTTTGGCCATGCTGGAGTGCCAAGTAGATTGCCAACCTCATCCAGTCAGATTACTTCCAATGTTGTGGGCTTAGGCAAAGGTATAGATCTCATGGCATCCCTGTGAAGGAACCAGCAGTACCTGGTGGACAAGGTGGCCACCAGAATCCACCATGAATATTTAGCCTCTACTAGTTAATAGAGCCTTGTAGACAGGATAAACATCTTCCAGTGTCAAAGACGTATGCTATGATGTTGATGAGtggcaaaaagaaaggaaaggaaagaaaaggaaaggaaaggaaaggaaaggaaaggaaaggaaaggaaaggaaaggaaaggaaaggaaaagaaagataggcaagaaggaaggaagaaaggataggaaagaaggaagaaagaaaggataggaaaggaggaaggaaggatgggaaggaaggataggaaggaagaaaggaaatgagaaaagaagaaaggataggaaagaaggaaggaaggaaaatgtacTTTGCAGGAGCTCTTATTGTATTTGTCTTGGGAGTCTGGATTCTAACCTTGTGTTTAATTTCTGGTACATAAACTTCTGCTTTGGCATCTCTCCAGAATGTTGTTGGTGGCTGAGAGCTCCAAGACTCCCAGGGAGCAATATCCTCCCTCCAAGCCTGTCCAGCCTTCCCATCAAAGGCTTCATCCCAAAACCTTTGACATTCTCCCTTCCCACAATATGAAGGCAAAGGCATGCACGTATGTTCCTCACCAAAAAATAGTCTACACCCCTGGAGCATTCTATCAGAGAGCCTTCCAAGATGGGTCTCTCTTTTCACGCGTGTTCCAAATTACAGAGAAGCTTAGCACACATCCTCACGTTGGAATCTGACCCACATGAATGCTTCTAGAACAGGGAGACAGCAGCTATGATTTGAGCCCTGACGTTGTCAAAGATGATTGCCTATACGTGGGGGGTATAAGAAAAAAACCCAGTCCTCTAGTTGGGAGGCCCCCTTACCTAACGATCCTCTTCCCTAAGGATCTTGGTCCAGAGGCATGCTCTAGGGATAGGCTCTGCCCCAGAGACAAAAACCATAGCTTGTTTGTTAGTTGTTCTGAGTAACCCTTCAGGAtgcagagaggaagggaacacTCAACGTTTTTCTGTTTGTCTCACCTCTGCCCCCTCAGGGTCACCTCATGGCTCATTTTCTCTACTCCTAGATGGTATTTATTGGGCCATTGGCAAGAATGCTGATTTGCAGTGTGAAGTGGGTGGGGAGGGCAAGGACTGTCTGCAGACATCCTTTTCAAGGGCTGCCAAATAAAGTGTCCCTTCCCATTAGTGTGGTCGACGGAAACAAAGCAGTTGACATGAAGCACTTGTTCACAGATCTCCAAAGCCAGAAATTGTAGTAAAATTGGAAATTTGTATGAGTGGGGAGAGTGGAATCTGTTCGGCTGTGATTAAACTGTCATTTCTCCCACTAAATGGAAACTGTGTTGTTATAAAGCTTAATGCAACCTGATTGATGGGCTTTAATGGTGTATTTGTGTTGGTCACTTCTTCCCCACCCCTACACTGGAGCACAAGAAATGGCTTTGTTCAGGATGAACAGAGGGACCAGATTTCCGAGTATTTAGGGGTTTCTATGTGCAGGGCAGGATGCTTCTTACAGCCACACGAACACTATGGCTTGGGAAGGAGGTATTAGATTTTTCATCACCCCATGAGTGATGGGCTGATAACTCAGATTCAAAAACAGCtgcacaaatattttttttccagataagaaAAGTTGAGCTGAAGGCAACAGATGTGCCAAAGTCAACAAAGATACAGATCAAAGGACACGTGCTCACATGTTTAAAGGAGGGATGTGTACACATGCAGAGAAGGTGGACTGCATGGAGCTGACATGGGGATTGCTCTGTGAGCAGAACAAAGAGGGAGTGTGTGCCAGCCCTTGCTGAATCACCCGTAGACTTTGTAAAACACATATGTCCAAGCTAAGTGTGGTGGAAGACACCAGAACCACAGCAGTCGAGCCTGAGGCAGCCAATGTCACACAGGGAGACATTGGttaaaagtaagtaaatacataaacagaaggggaaaagaaaggaaaaagggggagaggactgaggcaggaggaagggaaggaagaaggaaggaaagaagaaggacaCTGTTTCCTAGACTAGACCTGTGGTGAGATTTACTTCCAAGGAATGTGGCCCCAGGGGTTTTTAACACTACAAGGAAGGATATATTATCCTTGCAGCAATGGGTTCTGTTTGGGATTTCAGTAGTAGCTAGGTTATAGTGACATCATAACTCTGCCAAAGGGCAATGTTCTAGAATACCTCTAACGATGTTCTTCTACGGGCTAATACAGCCATTCCCAGCCTGCCCTCCTGTCCCGTTTTGGATGGACACATCTTGATTAAGCTCTTCAGTCTCCCCAGTCTGCCTGTCTTCATAAGCCTATAAGATTCACATTTAAATGATGCTTCCAAACAACATAGCCTCTAAGTTTGTGTCCTTACATAAATATTCCATATAAAGATGACAAATCCATTTTAATATGGTTAACAAGAggtaaataaaccattttcttttgtgaaataaaaGTCTGGAAAACTCCTTCTTAAGTCATTTATATTCCGTTCTGTATAAAGAAAGGGCAGAAGACTAAGCTTCAAGAACAagaagatttaaaacaaaacaaaaacaaaacttccactTGGCAATATATTTGAGTCTTGATGctgaaaagaaatgcaaatttggCATGTTTAAGGTCTGATTTCTTCGGTGGCTACTATTACTTTGACTTTCTGACTCACAGTGAATGACTGGGTTTTGTCCCTGAGTGTGAAGGCTTGCTGAAGGAATCATTATCTATCCATAAAAGCTAAGCCAACTTGCCAGCATAGAGTCAGGTTAATAATACTTCTGCCCCATTTAAATGTGAGCATGGCAATTCCCAGAGAGACTGAACTTGGTATTTGATTTCAATTAGCAAagcataaattatatttaatgttcTGCTCCCCGCCCTTTCCAGGAATGGATGATTCATGGCTACTGCTTGTGTTTCTAAATGAGAAGAGAGCCCATCCTTTTGAATACTGCAGTATAATTGCTGCTGTGTTCATTTCAGTTCAAAAGTGTCTTTGTACACCCGAGAGTTCGAGTTCGaagctcaacacacacacactttaacatgcacaaaatttaagaaaattactTAGCAGACTCATGCATCTTTAGCTTGTGAACGAACACCATTATGTGGAGGTATGGCTGTTTATAAAATCCTCTACAAGCTTAAGGAAGGAACATCTTCCTTAAGCTTCTGCAGATGAATGTGGCTGCTCATTCCTATAATATTAGGATTCCCATCCTTTTCTAAGCCTCTAACTCCTGTTTTTTCAGGGTCTTTATTTACTGGAACCCTTCTAATACTCCACCTTGTTATTTCCCAAGGAAAGCTTCTCCACTGGCTCAATGCTGTCAGAAAGGGTAACTAGCTCTCTTTTATCCCTACCTATATGTGTGAATTCTACAAAAGAAACTACCAGTCTGACTTATCTTCAATTTTTATATCTGTAACAGAAGTATATTTAATCCTTACCTGGGTACTACCCAAGGTTTCCATGGAGATGAAAATGACTTAATAGAGAGGGAGAcatctgaaaagaataaaatgcttcATTGACAGGaaggatgctgatgctgatgacaatgatgataatggtgtTGGTGATGCTGATGCTGCAGAGTAAGGATgaagatgatggtggtgatggggatGAGGATGCTAATCACTACAAAGAtgagggatgaggaggaagagggaggtagTTTCACAATACTCTTTCCAGAACAATATAACTTTATAGTGTTCTAAAATAGTGTTGTTCAGTAATTAATTCTACTGTTTTACTCACATTGAATAATCatgaaaatgctgagagaaagtgAAGCACACTTGATTTGCATAAAGCTCAGgacaggaaatgttttaaaaagctcCCTATAAACAGAACTAAGATGGCTAAAATTCACACATTCATATGCAAAATCTCCCTCCACTCTACCTTGAGGGAAATTCACCTCACTCTTTCTAGCTTTTCCCTTGTTCTGTATCAAACACATTGCTTTAGATTTTACAAGGACCCAGGATTCAACAATGCAGGAAGAGCTTTCAAGTCATGAGTTCACTGTCTGAAGTTCTGGCTCCTTAATTCTACCTGATCGACCAAGTCGGTTGAGAACCTGAGTCCAAGATTGTATGTTTCAGAGTGtgtctgctttctcatagaaatgagaaattttcatttccagatgAGAGGTACATAAGATCACCATCCTAGAAATCATGAAATATGATGCAGTAATATGATATGACCTATGACATCCaaggaggaaatacagaagaaaCCGTTGGGCATCTGCAATGGGAAATGAGCAGGGATCCCTGAATACAGGAAAACAACTGGGCTTTATATTCAGTCTGTTTCCTTCACTCTGTTACTCCATACACATCTATAGGGTCATCACATGGCAACAAAAAAAATAGGAGgaaggctgggagaggtttgagagatggctcaatgttaAAATCACcatctgctctcccagaggacctagtAAAGGTTCTCTAGAAAAGGGACCAACAGAGTGGATGCATGTCACAAAATATATTTAGTAGACTGGATTTCACAGTGAAAGCTGGGGAGTCCAAAAACTGGTCTGCATATGacatgtggttaaaaaaaatgacaaggtCCATAATGCTGTATGCC encodes:
- the Hs3st4 gene encoding heparan sulfate glucosamine 3-O-sulfotransferase 4 — protein: MPKTVDGQITMEKTPSYFVTNEAPKRIHSMAKDIKLIVVVRNPVTRAISDYTQTLSKKPEIPTFEVLAFKNRTLGLIDASWSAIRIGIYALHLENWLQYFPLSQILFVSGERLIVDPAGEMAKVQDFLGLKRVVTEKHFYFNKTKGFPCLKKPEDSSAPRCLGKSKGRTHPRIDPDVIHRLRKFYKPFNMMFYQMTGQDFQWEQEEGDK